CCGCGAGCAGGCCGACAGTGGCAAGCCCACGGCCATTGCCGAGCCGGAAAGCCAGATCGCCATGGTGTACCAGGAACTGGCGCGACAGGTGGGTGCGCGGATCGTGCTGCAGGAAGCGACGGCGCCGGCGATGCCGAACATCACCATCAGCGAGGATTGAGCCTGAGTGATGGGGTGGCGGTCCCTGTAGGAGCCTTGTGTCGCGAAAGGGCTGCGCAGCAGCCCCAGGATTTCAGTGGTGATGCGAGAAGTGCGGGGGCCGCTTTACGGCCCTTTCGCGACACAAGGCCGCTCCCACAGGGTCGTGGATACCTTTCGAACAGGCATAAAAAAACCCGCCAATGGCGGGTTTTTTTTGAAAGCTAGGAAGCGAGATCGACTTAGGCGATCTGAACTTCTTCAGCCTGCATGCCTTTCTGGCCGCGGGTAGCGACGAAAGTAACAGCCTGGCCTTCTTTCAGGGTTTTGAAGCCGTCAGCTTGGATGGCTTTGAAGTGCACGAACAGGTCGTCGCCCGACTGAGGGGTGATGAAGCCGTAGCCCTTCTCATCGTTGAACCACTTGACAACACCGGATTGACGGTTGGACATGTTTCTGTCTCCTTGGACAAAGTTGATTACGGTCAGGAAACACCCTGACCGGGACTGAGCGCAAAGAGAGCAGAAAATTCAGCGATGGGCCGATGAGTATCGTGCATCAAACTAGAGATTCTCGGTGTCACGTGCAGCACAGTGGCGCCACCTTAACCCACTTTCCACGGCCTGCCAATGGCCAAGAAGCGCTTTGGCGAAATTCGGATCGGCGGCCTGCGCAGGCCCCGTCCGGCGCGGGATGGGGCAAGGAACTTTAACCCGGGCGCCGGGACCGGTAAGATGCGCATCTTGTTTTTTACCTCGCATTCTTCAGGACACCCCGCCATGAGCATCAAATCGGACAAGTGGATTCGCCGCATGGCGCAGGAACACGGCATGATCGAACCGTTCGTCGAGCGCCAGATCCGTGGCGAGCACGACAGCCGGGTCATCTCCTTCGGCGTCTCCAGCTATGGCTACGACGTGCGTTGCGCCGACGAATTCAAGGTGTTCACCAACATCAACTCGGCCACCGTCGACCCGAAGAACTTCGATGCCGGCAGCTTCGTCGACGTCAAGAGCGACGTGTGCATCATCCCGCCGAACTCGTTCGCCCTGGCGCGTACCGTCGAGTACTTCCGCATCCCGCGCAACGTCCTGACCATCTGCCTGGGCAAGAGCACCTATGCGCGCTGCGGCATCATCGTCAACGTCACCCCGCTCGAGCCGGAGTGGGAAGGCCACGTGACCCTGGAGTTTTCCAACACCACCACGTTGCCGGCGAAAATCTACGCCAACGAAGGCGTGGCGCAGATGCTGTTCCTCGAGTCCGATGAAGAGTGCGAAGTCTCGTACAAGGACCGTGGCGGCAAGTATCAGGGGCAGCGCGGCGTCACCCTGCCACGCACCTGAGCTGACAAGCGCGGGGAATTACTTCCCCGCCCGGCACTCCAATGACAGAACAGATCCCGGCGCGCGCCATGCGTGCCGGCTCTCGTCAGGAGCAGCCCATGAAACTCGACCCCGCTATCAGCAGAAAGCTGGCCGTGCTGCAGCCGAACCAGATCGGCCTGCTCGCCTGGTCGCTTCTCGCTCACCCGCCCATACCAATGCAGATGGGCGGTGTCCCGCACCAGCCCGATCCCGATACGCCCCTGCCAGCTGAGCCCGGTGAACATCCGCCCATGGAGCCGGGTGAGCCGACCTTGCCCGATGAACCTCCACCGGCACCGGTGGCCTGATCAAGCCGCCTGCGGGTCGTCAGTTACCCAGCAGGTAGCCGCTCCGGCATACCTGTTCGCCGGCAATGTGGGCGACCACCATGCCTGCCGTTGCCATTCGCCGTAGGCTGCGGGCGTACAGCAGGCCCGCCTGGGTGTTATGCAGCGGCGTGATCCGATCGCTCAATGGGTCGATGACCTCGGCGATCAGCTGTCCGGCCTCCAGGTACTGTCCAGGCTTGGCATGGAAGACCAGCAGCCCGCCCAGAGGCGTGGTCAGTGGTTCCACCGCCGCCAGTGGGGTCGCGGGGTAGCGCAGGGCCGGCAGCGGCGCGGGTTGCCCTTCGATCGCACCGCTGTGGGTGAGGAAGTCCAGGATCGCCTGGCAATCCTGGCTCGCCAGCGGATGGCTGACATCGGCCTGGCCGCGCAGTTCGATGGTCACCGAGAAACTGCCTTGGGGAATCGGGAAGCGTTTGCCGAAGCGTTGCTGCAATTGCCACCAGACCAGGCTGAAGCACTCGTCGAACGACTGGCCGCCCGAATCGGTGGCCAGCAGGCTGGCCTGGGCGCCCAGGTAGCGCGCCAGCGGCTCGACCTGGGGCCAGGCTTCCGGCGTGGTGTACAAGTGCTCGACGGCTTCGAAGTCGCAATGCAGGTCGAGCACCATGTCGGCGTCGCACGCCAGGCGCTGCAGGGTGAGGCGTTGGGATTGCAGTGGGGTGCGCGCGGGGTGGGCGTCGAGGCCGCGACGCAGGTATTCGCGGATCAGTGCCACGTTATGGGCCGGGTCCTGGGTCAGGTGGGCCTCGACCTGGTCACCGATACTGTCGGACAGGTCGACGAAGTTGCGATTGAAGTTTTCGCCGCTCTGCAATTCGAAGCGGCCGAGGGGGGCGTCCAGCAACACCTGTTCCAGGCCCACCGGGTTGGCTACCGGCACCAGGATGATCTCGCGGCGCAACCGTCCTTGCTGTTCCAGTTCGCCCAGGCGCTGCTTGAGGTGCCAGGCGACCAGCATGCCCGGTAGTTCGTCGGCATGCAGCGAGGCCTGAATGTACACCTTGCCAGCGCCGCGTGGGCCGAAGTGGAAGCTGTGCAGCTGGCGGGCGATGCCGGGAACGGGGGACAGCAGGTCGTGGGTCGAATGGTGCATGGTGGTCCTGGTGGAAACGGTCTGGTCCGGGATGATGGATAGAAGCACAAGTTGGTGCTTCGTGCATCATTGTCCGGCCCGGAACGTACCGAGCACCGGCTCGCCAGCAAGGCTGGCTCCTACCTGTAGGAGCCAGCCTTGCTGGCGAACGTTTTACTTGCCGGGCACCAGTGTCAATCGCTGGCTGCCATAGGCGCGGGCAAAGTTCTGCGGTTGCAGCGGCAGGCTGGTGAAGCGTCCCTTGAACCAGGTGTCCAGGCCATCACTGTAATGACGGCTCGCCGGGTTGCCGGACTGGCCGCTACTGGTCAGCACTTGCAGCGGCTCGGCCTGGCCGAAGTCGACGATCATCCGCGCCGAGGCGGGCAGGCGGGTGTCGAAACTGCTGCCCCAGGCGTATGGCGTCAGTGCCAGGGTGCTGAAGTCGCCACCAGCGGCCAACGGTGGGCGGGCAAGGTTGTCGCCCAGCCCCTGGTAGTTGGGCGCCGGCCAGCGGTACTGGTGCAGCTTGCCCCATTGCCACGCACTGCGGTCGGCACCGAGCTGGGCGGTGCCCGCATCGATCGCGCCTGCCAGGCTGCGGGCCAGGATGGTGGGTTTGTCCTCTTTCTGCGGCGTGCCGCGGTCATCCCAGAACGGACTGTCGTCGCGACCGAGCAGGTGGTCGGCCTGGGCCGAGTAGGACAACTGGGCATTGCCGACGAACGCCTGCCAGGCGGGGCCGGACTCCGGGCCAAGGTCGTCGAGGAAGGTCTGACGAGTGACTTCCTGGAGGAACAGTGCGTACAGCGCGGCATCGGCCGAAACCGGGCTCAGCCGGCCATCGAAGGCCTTGAGCCGGGCCAGGGCGTCGCGGGCCTTGTCGCGCTGGGCCGCCGGCAGGGCATCGATGGCCTGCTTGAGGGGCTGGGCCATGCCCGGGGCGTCGAACATCTGCTTGAGCTTGCCGGCCAGCGGTGTGACCTGGTCGTTCTGCAGGGCCATCAGGCTGCGGCTGTCGTGGCGGCCGTTGCCGGCCAGCTGGGCCAGGCGCTCGGCGCGTTCGGGGTAATACCAGGTGCTCGACAGCTGCATGCCATAGCCCTTTGGCAGGCTGCGCTGGTTGGCGTGGCCGATGAAACCTGCCGGTGGGTCCTGGTCGTAGGGGTGCAGCATGGCGTCGGCGTAGCCGTCCCAGTCATAGCGTCCATCCCAACCCGGCGACGGCAGCAGGCCCTGGCCATCGCGGCGGTTGGGGTAGCGGCCGCTGACTTGCCAGCCGATATGCCCGGGCTCGGCGAACACGAAGTTGAGGGCGGCGGCGGCGACTTCGCGGGTGCTGTCGAAGGCGCGCTCCACGGTGGTGGCACGAGTCAGGTCGAACAGGGCGTCGAGGCTGCGGTCGTCCTTGAGCTGCGGCAAGTGCAGGGCCAGCGCCAGGCTGCCATGGCCCGGCAGCAGGGTGCCGTGGCGGGTGTCGTACATCACTTCGCGCTGGGGGCGCTGGCCACGCACGAAGAAGGTTTCGTTGCGCGCACGGGCCTGCTGCCACTTGCCGTCGGCCAGGTAGGTCAGTTGGTTGCCCTGGCGGCGCACCTGCTCGAGGAACAAGTCCTGGTTATCGGCCATCACGGCGCTGCTGCTCCAGGCCAGCTTGCCGTTGTAGCCGGCCAGCACGATCGGCAGGCCGGGTAGCGAGAGGCCGGCGACCTGGTACTTGCCGGTGTGGATCTGTACTGGGTTCAGCGCCCAGATCGCGCGGCTGTCGCTGGCCAGCAGGCTCTTGCCGCTGCGGCTGCGCTCGGGGGCGAGGGCCAGGTTGGACGAACCCGGGCTGCCCAGCAGGCCAAGGTCGGCCAGTTGCTGGCCGGCGGCGGCGAGCGAGGTCAGGCCCGGCAGTTGGCTGGCCAGGTTCAGGCCCTTGAGCTTGTCGATTTCACTATCGGCCAGTGGCTCGTCGGGGGCGCCGGGCAGCAGCCAGGCCAGTTTGTCCGTGCCGACCTTCTGCGCGAGCGTGAGGGCCGAGAGTTCTTCCTGCAGGTTCACCGACTGGCTGAAGGCGTAGAGGCTGAAGATCAATGCCGAGTCCTCGGGCTTCCAGTACTCCGGGCGGTAGCCGCTGCGGGCCAGTTCGGCGGGCAGCTTGTCGCGGTAGCGGAACAGGTAGGCGTTGACCCCGCGGGCGTACACTTCGAAGAAGCGCTTGAGCCGCGGCGAGGCGTCGGCGTAGAGCTGGCCGGCGCTCTGCTTGAGGTTGGCGGCGCGCATCAGGCGGTCGATTTCCAGGGCATCGGGCCCGGCCAGCTCGGCCAGGCGCCCCTGGGCCAGCAGGCGCATGGCGACCATCTGGCCGATGCGATCGCCGGCGTGCACGTAACCGAGGCTGAACAGGGCGTCATGGAAGCTGCTGCTTTCGATCAGCGGGGCGCCCATGTCGTTGCGTCGAATCGAGACGTTCTGTGCCAGGCCTTTGAGCGGTTGCACGCCCGTGGTCGGGGGTACGCTGTCCTGGTAGCCGCCCATCTGGCAGCCGGCGAGTGCAAGCGTGCCGAGAAGCGCGGCGGCGCCGCCGAAGCGGGGGCGGAACGGAGGAAGGACGGCGGCGGCCATGACGGGGCTCCTGCAAGGCGTGGCGGGGTTTGGAAAGGCGCTAAGGTAGTGAGCGCGCAGTCGCCGTGCAAGGTGTTGGGACGCATTATTTACGAATGGTCGGCAGCGGCAAGCTGCGAGAGGACAGCGGGCTGTGCGCCGATCTGTTCCTGCTTGTAGCTTGCCGCTCGAAGCTTAATGCTTCAGGCGCCGTGGCACTTCTTGAACTTCTTCTGGCTGCCGCATGGGCAGGGGTCGTTGCGGCCGACGTCCTTCAGGGCGTTGCGCACCGGCTCCTGGTGGCCGTGGTTGCAGTGCGGGCCGTGCACATGGCCGTGGTCATGATCATGCTGATGGTCGTGACCGTGGTTGCAGTCGGGGCCATGGACATGGGGTTGCTGGGTCATTGCGGGGCTACTCCGGTATTAGATCGCCGGGGATTATCTCACCACTGCGCGACAAGTGCAGGTCCCGATGAATGAACAGGCCGGTGGCCAGGTCGCCTTGTAGACGGTACTGCAACGGTTGCTTGCCGCGCAGCAGCTTGGCCAGGGGTTTGAGGTGCTGCCAGAGGTTGGTGCGCGCGGTGATCTTGAAGGTGCGCCGGGCATGGCCACCAACACTGCGCCAGAGACTGACCTCGTCCTGGGCCAGCAGCAGGTCGCCCAGGTGAACCGAATAGGTGATGGTGCGGATGAACAAGCGTTCGTCATTGGGGTTGTCGACCTGCAGGTGGAGCACGAACTCTTGCTGGTGCAGGCGCATCTTGACCTTTTCCACCTCGACCAGATGCACCTCGGGCTGGCGCCAGGTGGCCTCGCCCCAGCTGGCGCAGCCCGCCAGCCAGCCCAGCAGGAAGCTGAGCGTGAGCAAGCGGGCCAGGGCGGGCATGTTCAGCTACCGAGATAACTGGCGCAGCACTTCTTGAACTTCTGCCCGCTGGCGCAGGGGCAGGGATCGTTGCGCCCGGCGCTCAGGGGCTCGGTAGGGTCGATGAAGTACCAGCGCCCGGCATGCTGGACGAAGGCCGAGCGTTCGCGGTGCTGGTGATCGCCGTCGGTGTCGTGCCAGCGCGCGGTGAAGGTGACGAAGGCATGTTCGGGCTGCCCGCCGAATACCTCGGCGCTTTCCACCTCCAGCCCAAGCCAGGTGCTCTGGGCGCTCCAGGCGGCCATGCCGGCACGGTCCAGGCCGGGCTGCTGGGCGGGCAGGGTGGTGCCGACCAGGTAATCCACCAGGCCCAGCACGTAGGCGCTGTAGCGACTGCGCATCAGCGACTGCGCGTCCGGTGCCGGGGTGCCAGCGTGATAGTGCCCGCAGCAGGCGTCGAGCAGGTTGCCAGTGCCGCAGGGGCAGACCGAGACACTCATTGAATCACCACCAGTACTTGCCAAAGTTTTCAGGGTTGGCCCAGAACCTGGCATTGAGCCAGTCCGGGACCTGTTTGTAGTCATGCAGATCATAGGTGAACAGGCTCAGCACCTGCTCGTCGCGTTGGAATTTTTCGCTGGCCGAGAGCGCCAGGGCGAAGAAGTCGGTTTCATGCCAGCCGCTGGCGGCCAGGTCGGTGAGTACCGCCACCCGGCTGGCGTTGAGGTTGCGGATGCCGCCCAGCAACTCCAGGCCGGCACGCTTGGGCAGGTGTTCGAGGCAATCGACCAGCACGGCCAGGTCGAAGCGCTGCGCGGCCACCGCCGCCGGCAGCGGGCCGGGCGCCGCGACTTCGATGTGGGTGTCCGGATGCGCCGCGGCGAAGGCGTCGAGTGCCGGGAAGCGCGCGCCCACCAGCAGCAGGCGGCGGGGCGTGAAGCGCTCGAGCAGGGCGGCCAGCGCCTGCTGGGGGGTACGTGGAGAGAAAACCTCGGTCATTGCCAGTCCTCGTTCAGATCGCTCAAGACTAGCGGCCCCAGACGCGATGGCAAAGAGGTCAAGGGTTGCGTCGTGGCTTATTGCTGGCAGAGCGGGAAACGGCGGTCTTTACTCCCAGAGCGTCGGTTCAGCACCGATTCCCCCTAGGAGAAGCAACAAGATGAGCATAGTACGCACAGCGATACCCCTGGTTCTGCTCACCAGTGTGTTGACTGGTTGTGCAGGTTTGCAGAAAACCGACTGGCCGAAGTGTGCTGCCGTCGGGGGCGTGGGCGGCGCGGCCCTGGGCGCCATAGAAAGCTCCAGCTGGGCTGGCTGGGGTGCCTTGCTCGGTGGTGGCCTGGCGGCTGGGTACTGCTGGGCCCATGGCGATGGCGACGAGGATGGCGATGGCGTGCCCGACAGCCGCGACAAGTGCCCGGGCACGCCACGCGGTGTGCAGGTCGACGCCAACGGTTGCCCGCCGGCGCCGCCACCGGTGGTCGAAGAGGTGGTGGTACAGAAGGAAGAAGTCATCGTCATCCGTGACGTGCGCTTCGAGTTCGACTCGGCGCGCCTGACCGCCGCCGACAAGGAGCGCCTCAACACCATCGCCACGCGCCTCAAGAAAGAAGCCCCGAGCGCGCGCCTGAGTGTCACGGGCCACACCGACAGCGTCGGTTCCGACAAATACAACCAGAAGCTCTCCGAGCGTCGGGCCCACTCGGTGACCGAGTACCTGATCGAAAGCGGCGTGCCGCGCGCCAGCTTCGTTTCGGTGGTGGGGGCCGGTGAAACCCAGCCGGTCGCCGACAATGCCACGGCCGATGGGCGTGCCATGAACCGTCGAACCGAGATCAAGATTCAGCGCTGATGGCCGTGCGCCCGAGCCTTGAGAAGTGGCGCGGGCGCGTCTTTACTCCTGTGTGACCGGAAGCGGCCGGTGACACAGGAGCATTCACCATGCGTGTTTTGTCGAAGGCGGCACTGCCGCTGGTGGTGGCCACGAGCCTGCTGGCAGGCTGCGCTACCCACAGCGATGGCAGCGCGCCCCTCAATCAAAGGACCTGGCCTCTCTGCAGCCTGCTGGGTGGGCTGGTCGGCGGAGGCCTGGGGGCCATCGAGAGCTCCAGTTGGGCGGCCGGTGCCGGCGCTGCGGGAGCGATCGCCGGTGGCTTGATCTGCTATGCCCAGGACGGTGACGAGGACGGCGATGGCGTCTTCGACCGCCGCGACCGTTGCCCGGACACGCCGGCCGGCACCCGGGTCGATCACATGGGCTGCCCGCTGCCGCAGTATCCACCGTCGCAGCCACAACCCGAACCAGCCGCGACATCCGAAGTGATCACCCTCGATGATCAGGGCCAGGTGCTGTTCGCCTTCAACTCCGACAGGCTTGAGGCCGGTGCCCAGGAACGCTTGCGCAGCTTGCTTCCCAAACTCAACGACCCTTCGGTGCTCAGCATCAAGGTCATTGGCCACACCGACAGCGTCGGCTCCGACAGCTACAACCAAGGGTTGTCCGAGCGCCGTGCCAGCAGCGTCGCCGAGTACCTGATCAGCCAAGGGCTGGCGCCGGAGAAGGTGACCAGCCAGGGCCGTGGAGAGAGCGAACCGGTGGCCGACAATGACACCGAGGAAGGCCGGGCGCACAACCGACGGGTGGAACTGCACCTCAACTGACCCCCTCTGGCGCGTTGCCTGGCGTTAGGGGTACTGTTGCCGTCGCGGCCCGCTCGACCGGGCCGCTTCGACATAACAACAAATCGATCGGGGGCGGGGTATGAAGTTCATCCTGGGCCTGGGCAAGGCCCTGACGGTGGTGTTCTGGTGGGTGGTGCTGGTCAATCTGTTCATGCCGCAGCCGTTGCCGCTCAATCTTCTCATCAATGCAGCGGGCATCATCCTGCTGACGCTGCACGTGCTCGAGATCCTCTTCTTCAATGGCAGCTTGCGCGGGCGCAGCCATCGTTGGTTCGACCGGCTGCAGATCCTGCTGACCGGTATTTTCCATGTCATGTCCATTCCCAGGCCGCAGGAGGCGCCGAGCCATGCGTAAACTGATGTTGCTGGCCGCGTTGGCGGCCCCCATGGCGCAGGCCGAAAGCCTCGAAGTTGCCGCTCATTCCATGTTGCGCCTGCCGAATAAGGCGGCCAGCGTGCATCTGCAGCATTTGCGGGTAGCGGATTCAGGAACCTTGCTGCTGCCGGCCAGCTTGAGCGAGCTGAAGATCGACCGGCTCGAATTGGGCCGTGATGCGCGTATCGCCGTTGCGCCTGCCGAGGGCGGGCTGAGCATCGATGTGGTCCATGCCTCCCTGGGCGAGGGGAGCGAGATCAGTGCTCCAGGTGCGCCTGGCACCTACGAGCGCAGTGCTCGCCCTGGCCGTAACCTGGAGTTGCGATTGGCGGAATTGGAGGCTGATCGTTTGGCCATCGATGCCCGCGGAGGCGCGGGGGCACCGGGCTACGTCGGGCTCGATGGCGCCAATGGCAAGTCAGGTGGGTGCACCTGGGGGCAGGCCAGCCGCGGCTCCAATGGCGATGATGGTGGCAATGGGCAGGATGGGGCATCGGGTGGGCGGGTCCGTCTCGCGGTACCTGACAGCTTCCCGCGTGAGCGGATCGTGGTTCGGCTGGATGGTGGCGCGCCGGGCAAGCCAGGGGCCGCAGGCCGGCCCGGGGTGGGTGGAGCCAGCAAGGGCTGCCTGGTCTATAGCACCGATGCCGGGGCCAATGGGCGACCTGGGCGGGAGGGGCAGCCTGGGCTGGCGGGGGCTTCCGGGGAACTGATCATCCAGCGGTTGTGAGCGGGGGGGAGGTAGGCGGGCAGCGCTCGATCTCATCGGCGCTGCAACGCTTCCGCTTGAAAGGCGAAGCCGTCACCCCCCAATGGTCTAGTCTGAAAATGACCGGCACCGGCCCAATCCCCACCAAGAGCGCCCGGACCGGACAACCATTCGGAGTCCCCTGGGAGGTGCTCTCATGAGCCTGCTGCTTGAGCCTTACACCCTTCGTAAGCTGACCCTGCCCAACCGCATCGCCGTTTCCCCCATGTGCCAGTACTCAGCCGTCGACGGCCTGGCCAACGACTGGCACCTGGTGCACCTGGGCAGCCGCGCCGTCGGTGGCGCGGGCCTGGTGATCAGCGAAGCCGTCGCCGTCACCGCCGATGGCCGTATCACCGCCGAGGACCTCGGCCTATGGCATGACGACCAAATACCACCGCTGCAGCGCATCACCCGCTTCATCGCCGCCCAAGGGGCCGTACCCGGCATCCAGCTTGCCCACGCTGGCCGCAAGGCCAGTACCTACAGGCCTTGGCTGGGCAAGCCAGGCAGCGTCAAACCGGAGGAAGGGGGATGGCAGCCGGTAGGCCCTTCGAAGATCGCCTTCGACCCAAAACACACCCCACCCCGCGAACTGACCACCGATGAGATCAAGGGCATCATCGTCGCATTCGTGGCGGCAACCGAGCGCGCATTGACGGCCGGCTTCAAGGTCGTCGAGATCCACGCCGCCCATGGCTACCTGCTGCACCAGTTCCTGTCACCATTGAGCAACCAGCGCCGCGACGATTACGGAAGTTGCTTCGAGAATCGCATTCGCCTGACCCTGCAAGTGACCGAGGCCGTGCGCAAAGTCTGGCCAGACGACCTGCCGCTGTTCGTCAGAGTGTCGGCCACCGATTGGGTCGAGGACGGCTGGAACCCGGATGAAACCGTGGAACTGGCCCGCCGCCTGCGAGCCCTGGGCGTCGACCTGATCGACGTGTCTTCGGGCGGTACCTCGGTCAATGCCGAGATCCCGACGGGCCCCGGCTACCAGACTCGCTTCGCCGAGCGTGTGCGCAAGGAGTCGGAGATCGCCACCGGCACCGTCGGCATGATCACCGAACCGGCCCAGGCCGAACACATCCTGCGCACCGGCCAGGCCGATGTGATCTTCCTTGCCCGGGAACTGCTGCGCGACCCGTACTGGCCATTGCATGCCGACGATGACCTGGGCGGCAACAAGGCCACCTGGCCGGCCCAGTACCAGCGGGCGACCAGCCGGGCGAACCCGATCCACGAGTCGGACCTGCGCGACTGATTCAGCCGCAGGCTGCCTGGCTGAGGATATCGCTCACCCACTGGTTGATGCTCTTCTGCGCCAGTTCGGCCTTGGCGGCCACGCTGGCGTGGAGGGCTGGTTCCAGGCGCAGGCTGAGCTTTCCGGAATAGGCTTTCTGCGGTTCACGGCCCAGGCGCTCGCAGGTTTCGAGGTAGTCGTCGACAGCCTCCTCGAAAGCTTGACGCAGCTCGGCGATCGACTCGCCGTGGAAGCCGATCACATCACGGATGCCGGCGATGTGGCCGATCAGCAACTGGTCTTCGTCGCTGTATTCGATGCGGGCTGAATAGCCGCGGTAGTTCATGACGTTCATGGTGTGACTCCTGCCTGCTCCAGGAACTGACGGGCGTCCCGTACCTGGTAGGGGTTGGCGTGCCGATCGGGATGAGGGCGGTTGAATGTCGCGACCTCGCCGTTGAGCTCGAAACGCACGCGGGACCCTCTGCCTTCGACGACCTTGGCGCCAAGCGACACCAATAACGACTCCAGGCGCTGCCAGTCCAGTGTTCGGGGAACAGGTTTCTTGAATACGAGTTCGAGTAATGCACGCTGGTGATTATTCATGGTATCAGTCTGTGATACCAGTGGTGCGCGGTTCAATGGATGGACGGTAGGCAGCAGCAACCGTAAAGACAGGGAAGATTCTGCTGAAGGGGCAGTAAAAAGGCCGGCGGGTAATGAATCCCCACCGGCCTCCATCACCGTGGGCTCAATGCTTGAACATTACATGGCGCACACAGGTGTAGTCCTCCAGCCCATACATCGACATATCTTTCCCGTAGCCGGAATGCTTCTGCCCGCCATGGGGCATTTCGCTGACCAGCATGAAGTGGGTGTTGACCCAGGTGCAGCCATATTGCAGGCGCGCTGCCAGGCGATGGGCGCGACCGGTATCGCGGGTCCATACCGACGAGGCCAGGCCATACTCGGAATCGTTGGCCCACGCCAGCGCCTGGGCCTCATCGCTGAAGCGAGTGACGGAAACCACCGGGCCGAACACTTCGTGACGGACGATCTCGTCGTCCTGCAGGGCATCGGCGAGTACGGTCGGCTCGAAGAAGAAACCGTCACCCGCGATGGCCTTGCCACCGGTGACCAGGCGAATGTGCGGCTGGGCGATGGCGCGCTGTACCAGGCCCGCCACCTTGTCGCGGTGCTGGGCGCTGATCAGGGGCCCGAGTTCGGTGTCGGCTGCGTTCTGCAGGCCAGGCTTGAGGCTGGCCACCGCTTCGCCCAGGCGTTCGACGAAGCGCTCATAGATGCCGCCCTGCACATACAAGCGGCAGGCCGCGGTGCAGTCCTGGCCGGCATTGTAGAAGCCGAAGGTGCGGATACCCTCGATGGCGGCGTCAATATCGGCGTCGTCGAACACCAGGACCGGGGCCTTGCCGCCCAGTTCCATGTGCATGCGTTTCACGCTGTCGGCGGTGGCGCCGATGATGTGCGCGCCGGTGGGGATGGAGCCAGTCAGCGAGACCATGCGCACCTTGGGATGGGTGACCAGCGGATTGCCAACGGTCTGGCCGCGGCCGAAGAGAATGTTCAGGACGCCGGCCGGCAGCAGGCCCAGGACGAGTTCACCCAGGCGCAGGGCGGTCAGTGGGGTCATCTCCGAAGGCTTGATCACCACGGTATTGCCGGCGGCCAGGGCCGGGGCGATTTTCCATGCCAGCATCATCAACGGGTAGTTCCAGGGCGC
This genomic stretch from Pseudomonas entomophila harbors:
- a CDS encoding cold-shock protein, with the translated sequence MSNRQSGVVKWFNDEKGYGFITPQSGDDLFVHFKAIQADGFKTLKEGQAVTFVATRGQKGMQAEEVQIA
- the dcd gene encoding dCTP deaminase yields the protein MSIKSDKWIRRMAQEHGMIEPFVERQIRGEHDSRVISFGVSSYGYDVRCADEFKVFTNINSATVDPKNFDAGSFVDVKSDVCIIPPNSFALARTVEYFRIPRNVLTICLGKSTYARCGIIVNVTPLEPEWEGHVTLEFSNTTTLPAKIYANEGVAQMLFLESDEECEVSYKDRGGKYQGQRGVTLPRT
- a CDS encoding succinylglutamate desuccinylase/aspartoacylase family protein — encoded protein: MHHSTHDLLSPVPGIARQLHSFHFGPRGAGKVYIQASLHADELPGMLVAWHLKQRLGELEQQGRLRREIILVPVANPVGLEQVLLDAPLGRFELQSGENFNRNFVDLSDSIGDQVEAHLTQDPAHNVALIREYLRRGLDAHPARTPLQSQRLTLQRLACDADMVLDLHCDFEAVEHLYTTPEAWPQVEPLARYLGAQASLLATDSGGQSFDECFSLVWWQLQQRFGKRFPIPQGSFSVTIELRGQADVSHPLASQDCQAILDFLTHSGAIEGQPAPLPALRYPATPLAAVEPLTTPLGGLLVFHAKPGQYLEAGQLIAEVIDPLSDRITPLHNTQAGLLYARSLRRMATAGMVVAHIAGEQVCRSGYLLGN
- a CDS encoding penicillin acylase family protein, with product MAAAVLPPFRPRFGGAAALLGTLALAGCQMGGYQDSVPPTTGVQPLKGLAQNVSIRRNDMGAPLIESSSFHDALFSLGYVHAGDRIGQMVAMRLLAQGRLAELAGPDALEIDRLMRAANLKQSAGQLYADASPRLKRFFEVYARGVNAYLFRYRDKLPAELARSGYRPEYWKPEDSALIFSLYAFSQSVNLQEELSALTLAQKVGTDKLAWLLPGAPDEPLADSEIDKLKGLNLASQLPGLTSLAAAGQQLADLGLLGSPGSSNLALAPERSRSGKSLLASDSRAIWALNPVQIHTGKYQVAGLSLPGLPIVLAGYNGKLAWSSSAVMADNQDLFLEQVRRQGNQLTYLADGKWQQARARNETFFVRGQRPQREVMYDTRHGTLLPGHGSLALALHLPQLKDDRSLDALFDLTRATTVERAFDSTREVAAAALNFVFAEPGHIGWQVSGRYPNRRDGQGLLPSPGWDGRYDWDGYADAMLHPYDQDPPAGFIGHANQRSLPKGYGMQLSSTWYYPERAERLAQLAGNGRHDSRSLMALQNDQVTPLAGKLKQMFDAPGMAQPLKQAIDALPAAQRDKARDALARLKAFDGRLSPVSADAALYALFLQEVTRQTFLDDLGPESGPAWQAFVGNAQLSYSAQADHLLGRDDSPFWDDRGTPQKEDKPTILARSLAGAIDAGTAQLGADRSAWQWGKLHQYRWPAPNYQGLGDNLARPPLAAGGDFSTLALTPYAWGSSFDTRLPASARMIVDFGQAEPLQVLTSSGQSGNPASRHYSDGLDTWFKGRFTSLPLQPQNFARAYGSQRLTLVPGK
- a CDS encoding SEC-C metal-binding domain-containing protein translates to MTQQPHVHGPDCNHGHDHQHDHDHGHVHGPHCNHGHQEPVRNALKDVGRNDPCPCGSQKKFKKCHGA
- a CDS encoding LEA type 2 family protein; its protein translation is MPALARLLTLSFLLGWLAGCASWGEATWRQPEVHLVEVEKVKMRLHQQEFVLHLQVDNPNDERLFIRTITYSVHLGDLLLAQDEVSLWRSVGGHARRTFKITARTNLWQHLKPLAKLLRGKQPLQYRLQGDLATGLFIHRDLHLSRSGEIIPGDLIPE
- a CDS encoding YchJ family protein codes for the protein MSVSVCPCGTGNLLDACCGHYHAGTPAPDAQSLMRSRYSAYVLGLVDYLVGTTLPAQQPGLDRAGMAAWSAQSTWLGLEVESAEVFGGQPEHAFVTFTARWHDTDGDHQHRERSAFVQHAGRWYFIDPTEPLSAGRNDPCPCASGQKFKKCCASYLGS
- a CDS encoding DUF6231 family protein: MTEVFSPRTPQQALAALLERFTPRRLLLVGARFPALDAFAAAHPDTHIEVAAPGPLPAAVAAQRFDLAVLVDCLEHLPKRAGLELLGGIRNLNASRVAVLTDLAASGWHETDFFALALSASEKFQRDEQVLSLFTYDLHDYKQVPDWLNARFWANPENFGKYWW
- a CDS encoding OmpA family protein, whose amino-acid sequence is MSIVRTAIPLVLLTSVLTGCAGLQKTDWPKCAAVGGVGGAALGAIESSSWAGWGALLGGGLAAGYCWAHGDGDEDGDGVPDSRDKCPGTPRGVQVDANGCPPAPPPVVEEVVVQKEEVIVIRDVRFEFDSARLTAADKERLNTIATRLKKEAPSARLSVTGHTDSVGSDKYNQKLSERRAHSVTEYLIESGVPRASFVSVVGAGETQPVADNATADGRAMNRRTEIKIQR